A genomic window from Glycine soja cultivar W05 chromosome 10, ASM419377v2, whole genome shotgun sequence includes:
- the LOC114371253 gene encoding uncharacterized protein LOC114371253, with protein METLFVVEQHNKNQYYNRSKSQGHARFGGSPSRGFRDINCRTFESGRTGILPTPLKSHHGSPKTPPNSDNKMVGKVKVTPKSTPIPINGKAYRKEESEDVPNGGGLLLSELWAGPTYSNSPPPSSLPIPKFSVWPKRTVSLDLPGSSSPEIEMHPVAKSAPSSPSRELLDLPFTRDFFDDNADSAATKTLCRILNLNINDD; from the coding sequence ATGGAGACCCTTTTTGTTGTTGAGCAGCATAATAAGAACCAATACTACAACAGGTCCAAGTCACAGGGTCATGCTCGATTTGGGGGGTCACCTTCAAGGGGCTTTAGGGATATCAATTGCAGAACTTTTGAGTCTGGGAGAACTGGTATATTGCCAACACCTTTGAAATCGCATCATGGTTCTCCCAAAACACCACCTAACTCTGATAACAAAATGGTTGGGAAAGTAAAAGTTACTCCTAAGAGCACCCCAATTCCCATCAATGGTAAAGCTTATAGAAAAGAAGAGAGTGAAGATGTCCCTAATGGTGGGGGTCTTTTGCTTTCTGAATTGTGGGCTGGACCTACCTACTCAAACTCACCACCTCCCAGTTCCTTGCCAATTCCCAAGTTTTCCGTCTGGCCGAAGAGGACCGtgtctcttgatctccctggtTCCTCCTCCCCTGAGATTGAAATGCACCCTGTGGCTAAGTCTGCGCCCTCTTCCCCTAGCAGGGAGCTTTTGGATTTGCCTTTTACAAGGGATTTCTTTGATGATAATGCTGATTCTGCTGCGACTAAGACCCTGTGTCGCATTCTTAATCTTAACATCAATGATGACTGA
- the LOC114370580 gene encoding late embryogenesis abundant protein D-34-like: MSQEQLKKPQGEQDPIKYGDVFKVSDELAFKPIAPRDAALMQATENQALGQTQKGGPASVMQSAATENLRAGVVGRQDISDVARNEGVSVTETKVGCHRVITEFVGRHVVGQFVEPDVPMNTPGTALERDAITIGEALEASAIAGASDKPVDESDAAAIQAAEMRATGKNETEPGGLGARAQSAATRNTRTVSHSHKTTLSDVLTDAKEKLPADKAVTREDAEGVIGAELRNKLDMRTTPGGVAASMAAAATLNQNRQVTDA, translated from the exons ATGAGCCAGGAACAGCTCAAGAAACCTCAAGGGGAGCAGGACCCCATCAAATACGGCGACGTTTTCAAAGTCTCCGACGAACTCGCTTTCAAACCCATCGCGCCAAGAGACGCAGCTCTCATGCAAGCCACGGAGAACCAAGCATTGGGCCAAACTCAAAAAGGAGGTCCCGCCTCGGTGATGCAATCCGCTGCAACCGAAAACCTCCGCGCCGGCGTCGTTGGCCGCCAAGACATCTCCGACGTGGCGAGGAACGAAGGCGTGAGCGTGACCGAAACCAAAGTGGGCTGCCACCGCGTCATCACGGAGTTCGTGGGAAGACACGTGGTGGGGCAGTTCGTGGAGCCCGACGTCCCCATGAACACCCCAGGCACCGCGCTGGAGCGTGACGCCATAACCATCGGCGAGGCTCTCGAGGCATCGGCCATAGCCGGAGCAAGCGACAAGCCGGTGGATGAAAGCGACGCCGCCGCGATACAAGCTGCGGAGATGAGAGCGACAGGAAAGAACGAGACAGAGCCTGGCGGGCTGGGCGCCAGGGCCCAGTCAGCAGCCACGCGGAATACCCGTACTGTGTCCCACTCTCACAAGACAACCTTGTCTGATGTCTTAAcg GATGCGAAGGAGAAGCTACCAGCGGATAAGGCGGTGACGCGAGAAGATGCGGAGGGAGTGATTGGAGCTGAGCTTAGGAACAAATTGGACATGAGAACCACCCCTGGTGGGGTCGCTGCATCCATGGCTGCAGCAGCCACACTTAATCAAAACA GACAAGTGACTGATGCGTGA
- the LOC114370180 gene encoding uncharacterized protein LOC114370180, whose protein sequence is MMFAKKRSRRGVVSSLPSSNAKKLLRLPHVFAKILELPFPSEDDVSVEETPQFFRFVASCNADGGVRALAIDIFPGITKIVIKRMDGGDVAVPGQQQQQVPSGFGLWRFRLPPWTQPEMVTAVCSGGKLMVTVPKIKSRAN, encoded by the coding sequence ATGATGTTCGCCAAGAAACGTTCCCGGCGAGGCGTCGTTTCATCGTTGCCGAGCTCGAACGCGAAGAAGCTATTGAGACTGCCGCACGTGTTCGCGAAAATACTAGAGCTTCCTTTTCCTTCAGAAGACGACGTTTCCGTGGAGGAAACGCCGCAGTTTTTTCGGTTCGTTGCGTCGTGCAATGCCGATGGTGGCGTGAGAGCTCTGGCGATCGACATTTTTCCGGGGATAACGAAAATCGTGATAAAGAGAATGGACGGTGGTGACGTGGCGGTTCCGggtcagcagcagcagcaggtTCCTTCTGGCTTTGGACTGTGGCGGTTCCGGCTTCCGCCGTGGACGCAGCCGGAGATGGTTACCGCCGTGTGCAGCGGCGGGAAGCTGATGGTGACGGTGCCGAAGATCAAGAGCAGAGCAAACTGA